A region from the Triticum urartu cultivar G1812 chromosome 1, Tu2.1, whole genome shotgun sequence genome encodes:
- the LOC125532508 gene encoding BTB/POZ and MATH domain-containing protein 3-like, whose amino-acid sequence MAFAGVSLVGGDGKLCASTVSPIDSGAASGYHLLVVEGFSRTRDILPAGEYIRCRTFLVGGHRWHLRYYPNGYDSEYAGFVSVGLVLEEDDDDHEDENDDDWEANEDDQTDNDDEDEDTDNDDAHDDDMAEDDDEDEDHEDEHNNNDEAHHDAMAKDDYHDYHELFSSVKAQVFFYFIDQFQWLHSGRMRETKFGLITELTCKGFRKREILESSAHLKDDSFTIRCDVVVLDATADIKSKQGASTMAPPFIQVSPSDMPIHFKNLLLSEEGADVTFVVGGETFAAHRYVLAARSKAFKSQLFGDNLGAATVKIDVIEAEVFEGMLTFIYTDTLPDWNKGRIVVPDEGPQPQVDCVSVHYVTLLLQLLEAAERYDLHRLKLICQEELVTCIRLNTVVDIIVGAERGCCPWLKEKCLEFIKSHTSLHQVFTAEGFEMMTRTCSPSGLKELLSKFAS is encoded by the coding sequence ATGGCTTTCGCTGGCGTATCTCTCGTCGGCGGTGACGGCAAGCTGTGCGCCTCCACCGTCTCGCCCATCGACTCCGGCGCAGCCAGCGGGTACCACTTGCTCGTGGTCGAAGGCTTCTCGCGGACCAGAGACATCTTGCCGGCCGGCGAGTACATCAGATGCCGCACTTTCTTGGTCGGAGGCCACCGCTGGCATCTCAGGTACTACCCTAATGGCTATGACTCCGAGTACGCTGGGTTTGTATCGGTTGGTCTTGTCCTTGAGGAGGACGACGATGATCATGAGGATGAAAACGATGATGATTGGGAGGCAAACGAGGATGATCAGACTGACAACGATGACGAGGATGAAGACACAGATAATGATGATGCTCACGATGATGATATGGCTGAGGACGATGATGAGGATGAAGACCATGAGGATGAGCACAACAATAATGATGAGGCTCACCATGATGCTATGGCTAAGGACGATTACCACGACTATCATGAGCTATTTTCGTCCGTGAAGGCTCAGGTTTTCTTCTATTTCATCGACCAGTTTCAGTGGCTCCACTCAGGTCGCATGCGTGAAACCAAATTCGGTCTCATAACTGAGCTGACTTGTAAAGGGTTCAGAAAAAGGGAGATCTTGGAAAGTTCGGCGCATCTCAAGGACGACAGCTTCACCATCCGTTGCGACGTCGTTGTTCTTGACGCCACGGCGGATATCAAATCCAAGCAGGGCGCTAGCACCATGGCTCCTCCGTTCATCCAAGTCTCTCCTTCTGACATGCCAATCCATTTCAAAAATCTCCTCCTGTCCGAGGAGGGTGCTGACGTGACGTTTGTGGTTGGCGGTGAAACGTTTGCTGCACACCGGTATGTACTTGCAGCGCGATCTAAGGCCTTCAAGTCACAGCTGTTCGGTGACAACCTTGGCGCTGCTACCGTGAAGATCGATGTTATTGAAGCAGAAGTGTTTGAGGGCATGCTTACTTTCATCTACACAGACACATTACCCGACTGGAATAAAGGTCGCATAGTTGTACCAGATGAAGGCCCACAACCACAAGTCGACTGCGTATCAGTGCACTATGTAACGTTGCTGCTGCAGTTGCTTGAAGCTGCCGAGAGGTATGATCTCCATAGGCTGAAGTTGATTTGCCAAGAGGAGTTGGTCACCTGCATACGCCTGAACACAGTAGTGGACATCATTGTTGGAGCTGAGCGGGGATGTTGCCCCTGGTTGAAGGAGAAGTGCTTGGAGTTCATCAAGTCTCACACAAGTCTGCATCAAGTTTTCACGGCTGAGGGCTTTGAGATGATGACCCGAACCTGCAGCCCCTCCGGCCTCAAGGAGCTCCTCTCCAAGTTTGCTTCCTAG